The Synechocystis sp. PCC 6714 nucleotide sequence ATAGGCATAAAACTCAGCCATAGCGTTCTTAAGACCTCTGAATTATGGTTGGAAAATAATTGTTGATGCCAATCTAATAATCTTGTTGAAGCACATAAATATAGTCAATCAAATTAAGATTGAGACGGCTAAGGCCTTTATCAAACAGCTTTTTAGCTCCGGTCAGTATCTTAGTTTCAATTAAATCAACTATAACAAGTATTGCTATGTCGCCAAGGCTATCCGTAGTTAATCATTATCAAAAAAATCAGCAGGGCCGTCCAAACTTACCTAAACTACATAAAAAGCTCCACTTTCTGTGGGGTCTGTATTTGATGGCACCGTGGATTACCACCATATATTGAGGATGTAGGCGATCGCCAAATTCTACTAGGAGTTTAACGGCGATCGAGATTTTAACAGCTGAATTGAGCGGCAGAAACTATCTTTTACCCACTATCAAAATGTCATAATTCTGCCCATTCTAATGATGTGTTATGCCGCAATTAGGCGGGTTCAAGTCGAAGATAATGTTTTTCGGGGCTAGTCACTGAGATTGCATTTTCTTCAGTTACAATTCCACACGCTTCAATAAAATCACCTAATCTAACATCTGCAAAATAAGGCTGCGGTCTTCTTCCTCCAACTAAATGAAGAATTATTTCACTATGGTTTGTAGTTAATACAGTTACTTTTCCATCTCCGCACCAACTCATAGGTTCAAGGTTTAGACATACAATGGTTCCTCTAATGACAACATCTTCGTTTTTAATAAGCAGATTTGATGTATTTTTCATAAGACCCTAATAATATCTCTAAAATGATGAAACTCTCTTACGGTCATTAGATTTTTTTAATCCATTTAACAAATCTGCTCTTTTAGGGCACTTACATGATTTCAAATATTTTTTTCATAATCTCTAAACATTTCCTATGGTCAGTTTAGGCATAACTATTGATTATAAGGAAAGTTTCTGTATATCACCACCAAATAGAGTGATCGCCGACTAATCAGTTTTTAGAATACTACCAACTGTCAAACATTAAGGAACAAAAATATGAAACTTTTTATAAAAGCCTCAAGTCGCAGGCGATCGCCTGACGGTATGACATCCCGCTGATTACTTGTGACCAAAAAATCTTGAATTATTCCCATGTCAAAACCATTTGGTAAAATTAGGCACTTAGTCGGTGAAAACTAATGGGACGTTATCGATCGCCAAAGTCCAAACAGCTAACCACAGGGATTTTTGTAGTAGTAGCCATGATTTTGTTTCAGGGCAAGGATTCACTCTACTATCACAATGGCAATGGTGGCGATAACTGGAAAATTGGCTCGCCCCAGACCCATATATTCAATGCCCATCAGACTCGTTCCTTGGCCGACCTTCAAACCCAAGCCCTTACTCTGGTCAACCGAGATCGCCAGTTAAACAATCTTTCGCCTCTGGTGGCAGACCCCTTGATTACCAAAACAGCTCAGGGTCACGCGGAGGATATGGCCAAACGGAATTTTTATGGTCACGATACCCCTGAAGGGAAGTCCCCCACCGACCGTTATCAAGCTCTGGGTGGAAAGGGTGGAGTCGGTGAAAATATTGTGGTCTTACCCCGCTCTCCCTATTTCTCTCTCAACTACGGACTGGTAGAACGGTTTCAGAAAAGTTGGATGTATTCGGAAGGACATCGCAAAAACCTATTGACTCCCAACTACACTAAGTTTGGCTATGGCATTGCCACTAATCCTAAAACGGCTAAAGTCTATGCTGTTCAAAATTTTCAATGACTGGTGTGGGCCAAAAACTAATCTAACTTTAAAACGAGATTGTAGATAAAGCCTGCTCCTTCTCCTGTTCAGAAACCTCCAGATGGTGGAACAACTCATTCAAATTCTTGTGGCCGCTAATCTTTTGAATCACCCGGAGATTAATGCCCTTGCGGCACATCATTGTTAACGCACTGCGAGGTAATGAATGGGTAGATTAGGGGCTTGTCGTTCAGTTAGACTAAGTTTCCCCGTCTTCTAAACCAATGACCTCATTAGCCAATCTTTGGCCCCAACTGTTAACCCACACCCAAGAACATATTCAACTAGTGGCGATCGCCATGACGGTGGCGGTTTTAATCGGTATTCCGTTGGGGGTGGTGATTAGTCGAGTACCCCGTCTAGCCCAGCCGATTTTGATTTTTGCCAATGCGGCCCAGACTATCCCTTGTTTGGCCATGTTTGGTTTTTTGATTACGGTGCCATTTTTGGGAGGCATTGGCCCTACCCCGGCGATCGTGGCGTTGATGCTCTATGCCCTGTTGCCCTTGATTCGCAACACATACACGGGGCTAAAATCCGTTGATCCCGAATTAAAAGAAGCGGCCCTCGCTTTAGGCATGACCCCTCAACAGGTCTTGATTTATATCGAATTACCCTTAGCATTAACAATCATTTTGGCCGGTGTGCGGGTGGCGACGGTAACTTGTGTGGGTATTGCCACCATTGCGGCGGCGATCGGTGGAGGGGGGTTGGGAGTGTTTATTTTTCAGGGTATTTCCTTGGTCAATGACCAACTGATCCTAGCCGGAGCCATTCCAGCCGCGTTGATTGCTTTAATCGCTGATTGGGGCATTGGCTTAATCGAAAAACAACTGTCCCGCCATGGCCCCCGGTTATCCCGTTGGCAACGCAATTTGCGCTGGGGAACGGTCGGTTTAGGGGGATTTCTGGGATTATCATTTTTGATTCATGCTCTCTGGTTTGGCAACCCGGCAAATATTACCATTGGCGCAAAAAATTTTACTGAGCAATACGTGTTGGGAGAACTGCTTGCCCAACAAATTGAAAATAAAACTAATTTGACAGTCAATCGCCGTTTTAATTTGGGGGGTACCAATATTGCCCATGAAGCGGTCAAATCCGGGGCGATCGCTGGTTATGTGGAATATACAGGCACTGCTTACACAGTTATTTTGAAACAACAACCTATTTCTAATGCAGAAGAAGTTTACGAGACAGTTAAAAGAGATTATGCCAGAAAATTTCAGTTAACCGTTTTTCCCTCTTTGGGGTTTGAAAACACTTTTGCGCTCGTTGTGCGTCCCACCGATGCCCAACGCTATGGTCTTAAAAAGATTAGTGATTTAGTGCCTTTAGAAAATGAATGGCAGGCAGGGTTTGGTTATGAATTTCTTAACCGTCCTGATGGTTACCCCGGTCTGAGTCGTACCTATAGTTTGAAATTTACTAAACCTCCGATTGCCATGGATTTAGGTTTAATTTATACAGCATTAATAACAAACCAAGTTGATTTGGTGGCAGGTAATTCCACCGATGGGCAAATTTTTAAAAATAAACTGATTGTCTTGGAAGATAATAAACGCTATTTTCCACCCTATTACGCCGTACCTATTTTCAATGATAAAATCTTAAAAACCTATCCTCAAATCCGACCAGCGATCAATGAATTAGCCGAGATCTTGACCGCCACAGAAATTCAACAACTCAACTTGCAAATGGATGAGGGCAATACTGATGTGAAAAAGTTGGTACAAGCCTTTTTGCAGACCAAGGGGTTAATTTAAGTGACCCAGAATGTCGATCGCCCTTGCATCTGCTTAATAGACAGTGGATTCTCTATGACTTTTACTGCCTATTAATCACTCTACCCCTAGCGCTTCAAGCCATAACTTTTTGTTTGAATGTAACTGCTAGTTCTAGTAATAAACTGAATTTGCTGTAGCTGAAGAATTGTAGCCAATATGGCTCAAAATGAGCGAGTTATTTTTGAAGAACTACAACGATCAAATTTTAATTTGATTGTTTGCCTAGAATTATTTTAGTGAATGTAGCTTTACTTGTAAATTATCCTTAGGTCGAGGACTAGGAGTAACAACCAGCTCTAAATTTTGTCCAGGTAATAATGTCCAATCAAATTGCTGGATTAATCGGGTGGCAAATAATTTCATTTCCAGCCTAGCAAATTCCTTACCTAAACATTCCCGTAGTCCACCACCAAAGGGAACATGGGCAAAGGGGGGATTGTGAGTTGCACTAC carries:
- a CDS encoding glycine betaine ABC transporter substrate-binding protein, whose amino-acid sequence is MTSLANLWPQLLTHTQEHIQLVAIAMTVAVLIGIPLGVVISRVPRLAQPILIFANAAQTIPCLAMFGFLITVPFLGGIGPTPAIVALMLYALLPLIRNTYTGLKSVDPELKEAALALGMTPQQVLIYIELPLALTIILAGVRVATVTCVGIATIAAAIGGGGLGVFIFQGISLVNDQLILAGAIPAALIALIADWGIGLIEKQLSRHGPRLSRWQRNLRWGTVGLGGFLGLSFLIHALWFGNPANITIGAKNFTEQYVLGELLAQQIENKTNLTVNRRFNLGGTNIAHEAVKSGAIAGYVEYTGTAYTVILKQQPISNAEEVYETVKRDYARKFQLTVFPSLGFENTFALVVRPTDAQRYGLKKISDLVPLENEWQAGFGYEFLNRPDGYPGLSRTYSLKFTKPPIAMDLGLIYTALITNQVDLVAGNSTDGQIFKNKLIVLEDNKRYFPPYYAVPIFNDKILKTYPQIRPAINELAEILTATEIQQLNLQMDEGNTDVKKLVQAFLQTKGLI
- a CDS encoding CAP domain-containing protein; amino-acid sequence: MILFQGKDSLYYHNGNGGDNWKIGSPQTHIFNAHQTRSLADLQTQALTLVNRDRQLNNLSPLVADPLITKTAQGHAEDMAKRNFYGHDTPEGKSPTDRYQALGGKGGVGENIVVLPRSPYFSLNYGLVERFQKSWMYSEGHRKNLLTPNYTKFGYGIATNPKTAKVYAVQNFQ